A window of the Ipomoea triloba cultivar NCNSP0323 chromosome 14, ASM357664v1 genome harbors these coding sequences:
- the LOC116003880 gene encoding uncharacterized protein LOC116003880, whose amino-acid sequence MRTYIGQSDPQEHIDMYYSNMLMLGVNDAVICRAFFATLAGKAADQLADKFVRRFAVSRLKKKPYTYLNGVKQEPGETLSAFLHKWNHEIDQVEPMEDQAAIHALLTSLRSRSVYYDLVVHPPKTYKEAITWARHHADATEANMAKRREEQPVGPDRGHDPRRDRQRFKQRGRQEDGPRFTPLTKPLVEVLQYAEQCNLVHPPDPVPEGPYKNKYCAFHKTKGHETAECIALRLVIEQLIQNGELEQFVKRNERDKGKFKKNVWKRNP is encoded by the exons ATGCGGACCTACATCGGTCAGTCCGACCCTCAAGAACACATCGACATGTACTATAGCAACATGTTGATGTTAGGAGTGAATGATGCAGTCATATGCAGAGCTTTCTTCGCCACTTTGGCAGGAAAAGCGGCCGA TCAGCTAGCTGACAAGTTCGTGAGGCGGTTCGCAGTAAGCAGATTGAAAAAGAAGCCCTACACCTATCTGAATGGAGTCAAGCAAGAACCAGGGGAGACCCTGTCCGCTTTCTTACACAAATGGAATCATGAGATCGACCAGGTAGAACCAATGGAAGACCAGGCGGCAATCCACGCTCTCCTCACGTCGCTCCGTTCTAGGTCGGTCTACTACGACCTCGTCGTCCATCCCCCCAAAACTTACAAAGAGGCGATTACTTGGGCCAGGCACCATGCGGATGCTACAGAGGCTAACATGGCGAAGAGACGAGAAGAGCAGCCGGTCGGTCCAGATAGAGGTCACGACCCGAGGAGAGATCGACAACGCTTTAAGCAACGCGGCCGACAAGAGGATGGACCGCGATTCACCCCGTTGACCAAACCCCTAGTGGAGGTCTTGCAATATGCCGAGCAATGCAACCTGGTCCATCCACCCGACCCGGTACCCGAAGGACCATATAAGAACAAGTACTGTGCTTTTCACAAGACAAAGGGTCATGAGACGGCAGAGTGCATCGCCCTACGTCTGGTTATTGAGCAACTCATTCAAAATGGAGAATTGGAGCAGTTCGTAAAGAGAAACGAACGAGACAAAGGAAAGTTTAAAAAGAACGTCTGGAAAAGGAACCCCTAG